ATCTTTCTTCTGTAAGTATAGGATCGCCTAATTCATCATCTTTATAATAAAAATCAAGAAGTGGAGGATTTAAAATTGTCCCTTGGTTGATAGGTGTTTCTCTGCACAAAGAACCTGTGGCAATATTGCGAATAACAACTTCTAAAGGGATTACATTCACCTTATCCGCAATCATTAATGTTTCTGATTGAAGTGCTAAAAAGTGCGTAGAAATCCCATTCAATTCAAGCAATTCAAAAAGAGCCGTAGAAATTTTGCAATTCAAGCGACCTTTCCCAGCTATCTCAGCTCGTTTTTTTGCATTAAAAGCAGTAGCATCATTTTTGAACTCTATTAAAACTCTTTCTGGATTATCACACTCAAAAACTCTTTTTGCCTTCCCTTCATAAATTAGCGATCCACGGATATGATTCATTAATGTCTCCAATATCGAATTAGTATAAATTGGCAATGCTAAAAAAATCACCTCAATCAAAACAAATTTGTTTAAAAACTAAAATTCCAACAACTCAATGTTTTTTAAGCACGATATATTAACTAATAATTAAAAGGTACTTAAAGGTCAAATAAAACTACTTTTTCAATAAAGCAAGACAAAAACTATGACAAAGAATCCAAACCATAAAGGATTAAATCAATTAAAAAGGATATTAATAATAGGAGGTGGAGGAAGAGAAAACTCTATTGCTTGGGCTTTATCAAAAAATCAATCTATCCATCAAATATACGTTTGTCCTGGGAATGGGGGGACAGCAAACTTTGAAAAATGTATTTGCCTACAACTTAAAGATGAAAAAACTATCATTTTGGAGTGCAATCGACTTCAAATTGATTTAGTTATTATTGGACCTGAGGATCCTTTGGCTAAGGGCTTAGCAAATAAATTGCGGGAGGCAGGATTAATAGTTTTTGGTCCCTGTAAAGAAGGTGCTCAATTAGAAGCAAGTAAAGACTGGGCTAAAACTCTAA
The sequence above is drawn from the Prochlorococcus marinus XMU1408 genome and encodes:
- the purC gene encoding phosphoribosylaminoimidazolesuccinocarboxamide synthase, with the translated sequence MNHIRGSLIYEGKAKRVFECDNPERVLIEFKNDATAFNAKKRAEIAGKGRLNCKISTALFELLELNGISTHFLALQSETLMIADKVNVIPLEVVIRNIATGSLCRETPINQGTILNPPLLDFYYKDDELGDPILTEERLKLLNLISTSHLKEIEKVTRSVNKILKEYFDALDLLLVDFKLEFGLNSSGKLVIADEISPDNCRFWDKKNSDPKDRILDKDRFRQDLGGVIDAYEEILKRIEKDTSKAT